A window of Thermoproteus sp. genomic DNA:
GGAAGAGCACCGTGATAGCTGAATTGAAGAGAATCATGCCGATATATGCCACCAAGGAGCCCAGCGACGGGCCTATAGGTAAGATGATAAAAGAATGGGCTCTACGCGGAGGCACGGCCAACCCTTACGTCGACGCGCTTCTCTTCGCCGCCGACAGGATCGACCACTTCGAGCGCGAAATAGCGCCTGCGCTGAAGAGAGGGCTCGTCGTAGTCACCGAGAGGTATATAGAGTCGAGTATAGCCTATCAGGGCGCAGCTGGCGTCGAGGTGGAGTTCATCGAGATGATAAACTCCAAAGTGCCCCAGCCCGACCTCACTATAATACT
This region includes:
- the tmk gene encoding dTMP kinase, translated to MSGLFVAVEGIDGSGKSTVIAELKRIMPIYATKEPSDGPIGKMIKEWALRGGTANPYVDALLFAADRIDHFEREIAPALKRGLVVVTERYIESSIAYQGAAGVEVEFIEMINSKVPQPDLTIILDIEPEVAVRRIGVRGGPAEKYEQTDFLRKVRSIYLKRAAERGYTVLNAEERPDVLALRIAEMIRARL